The DNA window CAGTGGTCGCGCCGAACGCACCGTTCGCGCTCGAGGCAGTAGCGCTGTCGCATCCGGTCGAATCGTTCGGCTATCGACTCACCGAACCCGACGGCCACCGCATCCTGCCGGACCGCCTCGCCGAACTCGGTCTGCGCGGTCCGGCGGTCGGGGCATTGCAGCGCGCGGGCCGCATCGAATTCGACGGGCGCACAATCACGTTGGCCGAAATCAGCGAACCGCGCCCCGGCCAGAGCGTCGCCTTCGTGATGGACACTCGCCTCTGCCCGGGCGTGCTGGCACTCGCCTCGGGGGTGGACATGCTGGTAATCGAGGCGACGTTCCTGGACGCTGATATCCGCCTCGCCGAGGAGTACGGCCACCTGACGGCCGGACAAGCGGCCCGAGCGGCCGCCGAAGCGGGCGTGCGCACCCTGGTCCTCACCCATTTCTCGCAGCGCTACCGTGATCTCGAAGACCACCGCGCCGAGGCGGCTCGACACTTCACCGGCGAGATCGTGATCGCCACCGACCTGGCGAGAATCCCACTCCCGCAACGCCGTTGACAGTTCGATAGCTCGTGCGGGAGGTTCGGGGATGGTGCGAGCTTGCCGGACGCGGCAGTTGCGAGGGGCGGGCAATGCGCTCAGGTGAGGTGACGAGCGATCACCTGGGTGACCAGGGCGCCGGCGTCGAAGCCGGGGTCGACCAGGCGCAGGCTGCAGTTGGCTTGTAGGGCGGCGATGCCATGGAGGTTGGTCCACAGCGTGATCGCACGGACCCGGGGTTCGGCGGAGTACGGGGCCGATTCGTGGACCAGGGTGGCAAAACGTTCAAAGAGGGGCAGGGTGGTCTGGCGGAGGTTTTCGCCGCCGGCACCGACAAGGTGAATCCGCGCGGCAGCCGGTTGCTGCGTTTCGGCAAGGTTCGGATCAGCTTCGGCGCACCGCGCTACTACCCGCAGCTCACCCCACTGCTCGCCGCGAACGACGTTCGTACCGCGACCGACGACCTGATGCGCGAACTCGCCGCGCGTTCGGGCCGCCATTACGTCGACCGCTACGCCGCCACCTTCCACTCCTGATTCGACCCTCAAAATCGGACCGTTCAGTACGCTTACCGGGCAAGCTCTTGGACAACCGAACGGATCGGTTAACGCGGGAGCGGATTGGCGGGATAGTTGGAAGCAGGGCCGGTAGAACGTCCGGCCACCGTATCGGGGTGATCAGGGAGTTGGACTTTGAGTAGGTTCACCGATGAGATGTACGCGACGGCGCAGACCTCGAGTCGGGGGCTGGTGAGCGGGGAGCCGAACGCGCCGTTGCGGCAGTCCTGGGGCGATATCCACCACATCGCCCGGCGGATGGCGGGCGGCCTCGCCGAGGCCGGGATCGGACACGGTGACGCGGTCGGCGTCCTGGCCGGAATGCCGGTCGATATCGCACCGGTCTGCCAGGGCATCTGGATGCGCGGCGCATCCATCACCATGCTGCATCAGCCCACCCCGCGCACCGATCTCGTGGTCTGGGCACGCGATACCGAAACCGTGCTGTCGATGATCAAGGCGCGCGCCGTCGTACTCGGCGCGCCCTTCGAAGCCGCGGAGCCGCTGCTGCGCGAGCGCGGCATCACCGTGGTGCGCATCGACCAACTGCACGACGGCCCGGAGACCGAACCGCTGCCGACCGTCGAGACCGATATCGCATTGCAGCAGTTGACCTCCGGATCGACCGGATCGCCGAAGGCGGTACGGATCACGCACGGGAACTTCTACGTCAACGCCTACGCCATGTTCGATCGGGTGAAGTTCCAGCTCGACGAGGATGTGATGATCAGCTGGCTGCCCCTGTTCCACGATATGGGCATGGTCGGATTCCTCAGCGTCCCCATGCAATTCGGCGCCGAAGTGGTCTGCGTGACGCCGATCGACTTCCTGATGCGTCCGCTGGTGTGGGCCGAGCTGATCGACAAGTATCGCGGCACCGTCACAGCGGCACCGAATTTCGCGTACTCGCTGCTCGCCCGCCGACTCAAGCAGGCCGAGGACGGCGCCTACGATCTCAGCAGCGTCCGGTACATGTGGAATGGCGCCGAACCCGTCGACCCGGACACCATGGACGCACTCGCCGTGGCCGGAAAACGCTTCCGGCTCAACCCGATGGCGCTCACCCCGGTCTACGGCATGGCCGAAACCACACTGGCCGTGTCGATACCGGATCCCGGACTCGGCCAGGTGCTCGACGTCGTCGACGCCGACCTGCTCGAAGCGCTGGGAAAGGCCGTGCCGGTGCCCGAGCCACACGGCACCCACGGCAACGTCCGCCGGATGCCGACCCTGGGCTACCTGGTCGACGAACTGGAGGGCCGAATCGTCGACACGGAGCGCCAGACGCTGCCGACCCGCTCTGTCGGCGTGATCCAACTGCGCGGTCCCGCAGTCACTTCCGGCTACGTCACGGTCGACGGATTCCGCGGCGCGCAGGACGATGAGGGCTGGCTCGACACCGGCGATATCGGCTACTTCACCGATGAGGGCCTGATCGTCGTGTGCGGCCGGATCAAGGACGTCATCATCATGGGTGGCCGCAATATCTACCCCACCGATATCGAGCGCGCCGCGATGCGGGTGCCGGGCGTGCGCCCCGGCAATGCGGTGGCGGTTCGCTTGGACGCGGGCGACAAACGTGAAAGCTTCGCCGTCGTGGTGGAGAGTAACGACCACCAGAATCACGATGTGGTCAAGCGCATCGAGCACGATATCGTGCACGCGGTCTTCTCCGAGGTCGGCGCCCGGCCCCGCACCGTCGCGGTGCTCGGCCCCGGCGCACTGCCCAAGACCTCCTCCGGCAAGCTCCGCCGCGCCGCCACCGCCATGCATCTGCCACGCGGCTGAGGGGGGCGAATGTGCCCCTGACACCCGACGCTACCGCTTCCCGGCCTGACGAGCGGTTGCGGCTCAGTGCAGCTGGTTCTGGGCGGGTTCGAGGCCGACTCGGAGCAGCAATTCGACTGCGTCCGCGGCTTGTTCGACGATGACCGGAACTTCCTTGCGCTCCACCGACGAAAACGGTTTGAGCACATAGTCCGCCGGATCCTGACGGCTCGGCGGGCGGCCGATACCGATGCGGGTGCGCAGGTAGTCCTTGGTGGTCAGGGCGCTGGAGACCGAACGCAGACCGTTGTGCCCGCCCTCACCACCGCCGCGCTTGAGCCGGACCTGGCCGAAGGGGAGGTCGAGTTCATCGTGCACGACGATCACCTCGGTCAGCGGCACCGAGAAGAATTTCGCCAGGGCCGCGACCGGACGCCCGGACAGATTCATGAACGTCCGTGGCTTGGCGATCAGCACCTGGCGCCCGTCCAGCCGCGCCTGCAGCAGGTCCGCACCGGATTTCTTGTGCACGGCAAAACGGCCGCCGACGCGCTGCGCGAGCACATCGGCGACCAGAAAGCCGACATTGTGCCGGGTGCGCTCGTACTCGGGACCGGGATTACCCAGTCCGACCACGAGCGCGGGCCCGGTCGAGGATTCGGTCATCGAATAACCGACCCGGGGAGTTCTTACTCTTCGCTCTCGGACTCCGCGGCAGCGGCAGCGGCCGCTTCGGTCTCCTGCGCGGAGGCCGGGGCCGCGATGATGTTGACGATCAGGGTCTCCGGGTCACCGGCCAGGGTGACACCCTTCGGCAGCGTGATCTCACCCGCGGTGATCTGGGTGCCCGCCGCGACACCCTCGATCGAGACCTCGATGGACTCGGGGATGTTCAACGCGTCGGCCTCGATGGACAACGTGGTGGTGTCCTGGGTGATCAGGGTGCCGGAGGCGGCATCGCCGGTCAGCGCGACGTTCACATCGGCGGTGACCTTCTCGCCACGCTTGACGATCAGCAGGTCGGCGTGCTCGATGTAGCGGCGAATCGGGTGCACCACAACGGATTTGGTCAGCGCCAGCTGCTTCTTGCCGTCGATGACGAGGTTCAGCACCGCGTTGGTGCCGTGCTCGCGCAGGATGGCGGCGAAGGCTTGGGCGTTGAGCGAGAGGTGCTGCGGGTCGGCGGCGTGACCGTACAGTACGGCGGGTACGTTGCCCGCGCGACGGGTACGGCGGGCGGCACCCTTGCCGAACTCCGTGCGGACGGCGGCTTCGAGAAGGTTGGCGTCAGACATGACTGGATCTACTCCCTACGGCTCTTCCGGGCTGTCAACAGTGCGCCAGGGACTGCTTCCGCCCTGGCAAAGGTTGGTCTATTCGTCGGGCGAAAACCGAACGAGGACGGCAGAGAGCCGAGCCGCGTCGATCACGGTGAGCGCAAAACGTCTGCGGTCACCCTCGCCGAGACAACCCGAACACCATAGCGCAACCGTTTATGTCCAGCTGAATCGGGTGGTGGGGTCGGCACATCCGGATGGTTACTCGGGTCCAGTACGCTGGATCGGTTGCCGACCGGCCATCTGAAAGGTTGTTGAAGTTGACCGCCTCCACTGAGGGTGTCCTCGCGCCCGCCCCGCGTGGGTTGCCCGCCGAGGTCGCCCGACGGCGCACATTCGCGGTGATCTCCCATCCCGACGCGGGCAAGTCGACGCTCACCGAGGCGCTCGCGCTGCACGCCAAGATGATTTCCGAAGCGGGCGCCATCCACGGTAAGGCCGGGCGGCGCTCGACCGTATCGGACTGGATGGAGATGGAGAAGGCGCGCGGTATCTCCGTCAGCTCGACCGCGCTGCAGTTCAATTACCGCGCCGCGGGCTCCGATATCGACAACGTCATCAACCTGGTCGACACCCCAGGTCACTCGGATTTCTCCGAGGACACCTACCGCGTGCTCACCGCCGTTGACGCCGCGGTCATGCTCATCGACGCCGCCAAGGGGCTCGAGCCGCAGACGCTGAAGCTGTTCCAGGTCTGCCGCCACCGCGGCATCCCGGTGATCACCGTCATCAACAAATGGGACCGCCCGGGCCGCGCGCCGCTGGAACTGCTCGACGAGATCAACGAGCGCATCGGCCTCACCCCGACCCCGCTGTTCCTGCCGGTCGGCATCGCGGGCGACTTCCGCGGCCTGCTGCGCCGCGGCCCCGAGGGCGAGGCCGCCGAATACATCCACTTCACCCGCACCGCGGGCGGCGCGACCATCGCGCCGGAGGAATCGATCACCCCGGAAGCCGCCGAGGCCCGCGAGGGTGAGGCGTGGACGACCGCCGCCGAGGAGAGCGAACTGCTCTCGGCGACCGGACAGGATCACGATCAGGAAATGTTCCTGGCCGGTCAGACCTCCCCCGTCATCTACGCCTCGGCAATGCTGAACTTCGGTGTGCGGCAACTGCTGGAGACGCTGGTTTCGCTCGCGCCGGCGCCGGGTTCGCGCGCCGATGTGCACGGCACCCCGCGCACCACCAACGACCCGTTCAGCGCGGTCGTATTCAAGGTGCAGGCCGGAATGGATGCGGCACACCGGGATCGGCTCGCGTTCATGCGGATCGTCTCCGGCGAATTCGAGCGTGGCATGGTCGTGACGCATGCCCAGACCGGTCGGCCGTTCGCGACCAAGTACGCGCTCACCGTCTTCGGCCGTGAGCGCACGACCGTCGACACCGCCTACCCGGGCGATGTGGTCGGCCTGGTCAACGCCACGGCGCTGGCCCCGGGGCACACGCTGTTCGTGGACAAGAAGGTGGAGTTCCCGCCGATCCCGTCCTTCGCGCCGGAGCATTTCGCGGTACTGCGCGCGCAGAGCGCGGGCAAGTACAAGCAGTTCCGCAAGGCCATCGATCAGCTCGACTCCGAGGGCGTGGTGCAGGTGCTGCGCAATGACGCGCGCGGCGATGCGTCACCCGTGCTCGCGGCGGTCGGCCCCATGCAGTTCGAGGTCGTCACCGCACGCATGCTCGCGGAGTTCAACGTCGAGACGCATATGGAGCATCTGCCCTACACGCTGGCGCGGCGCACCGATGCGGACTCGATGGGCGAACTCGACCGGCAGCGCGGCGTCGAGGTTTTCACGCGCTCCGACGGGGCGCTGCTGGCGCTGTTCAGCGATAAGTGGCGGTTGCAGTACATCGAGAAG is part of the Nocardia sp. NBC_00565 genome and encodes:
- the pth gene encoding aminoacyl-tRNA hydrolase — protein: MTESSTGPALVVGLGNPGPEYERTRHNVGFLVADVLAQRVGGRFAVHKKSGADLLQARLDGRQVLIAKPRTFMNLSGRPVAALAKFFSVPLTEVIVVHDELDLPFGQVRLKRGGGEGGHNGLRSVSSALTTKDYLRTRIGIGRPPSRQDPADYVLKPFSSVERKEVPVIVEQAADAVELLLRVGLEPAQNQLH
- a CDS encoding peptide chain release factor 3: MTASTEGVLAPAPRGLPAEVARRRTFAVISHPDAGKSTLTEALALHAKMISEAGAIHGKAGRRSTVSDWMEMEKARGISVSSTALQFNYRAAGSDIDNVINLVDTPGHSDFSEDTYRVLTAVDAAVMLIDAAKGLEPQTLKLFQVCRHRGIPVITVINKWDRPGRAPLELLDEINERIGLTPTPLFLPVGIAGDFRGLLRRGPEGEAAEYIHFTRTAGGATIAPEESITPEAAEAREGEAWTTAAEESELLSATGQDHDQEMFLAGQTSPVIYASAMLNFGVRQLLETLVSLAPAPGSRADVHGTPRTTNDPFSAVVFKVQAGMDAAHRDRLAFMRIVSGEFERGMVVTHAQTGRPFATKYALTVFGRERTTVDTAYPGDVVGLVNATALAPGHTLFVDKKVEFPPIPSFAPEHFAVLRAQSAGKYKQFRKAIDQLDSEGVVQVLRNDARGDASPVLAAVGPMQFEVVTARMLAEFNVETHMEHLPYTLARRTDADSMGELDRQRGVEVFTRSDGALLALFSDKWRLQYIEKEHPKLTLEPLVAAAD
- a CDS encoding ribonuclease Z, with translation MSPRELVVLGTASQVPTKQRNHNGYLLRWGEEGILFDPGEGTQRQMTFAGVSVTDITRIAVTHFHGDHCLGLPGVIQRINLDKVAHPVDVYYPASGQQYFDRLSSATVFHRTVELRTHPIASSGAVVAPNAPFALEAVALSHPVESFGYRLTEPDGHRILPDRLAELGLRGPAVGALQRAGRIEFDGRTITLAEISEPRPGQSVAFVMDTRLCPGVLALASGVDMLVIEATFLDADIRLAEEYGHLTAGQAARAAAEAGVRTLVLTHFSQRYRDLEDHRAEAARHFTGEIVIATDLARIPLPQRR
- a CDS encoding fatty acyl-AMP ligase, whose amino-acid sequence is MSRFTDEMYATAQTSSRGLVSGEPNAPLRQSWGDIHHIARRMAGGLAEAGIGHGDAVGVLAGMPVDIAPVCQGIWMRGASITMLHQPTPRTDLVVWARDTETVLSMIKARAVVLGAPFEAAEPLLRERGITVVRIDQLHDGPETEPLPTVETDIALQQLTSGSTGSPKAVRITHGNFYVNAYAMFDRVKFQLDEDVMISWLPLFHDMGMVGFLSVPMQFGAEVVCVTPIDFLMRPLVWAELIDKYRGTVTAAPNFAYSLLARRLKQAEDGAYDLSSVRYMWNGAEPVDPDTMDALAVAGKRFRLNPMALTPVYGMAETTLAVSIPDPGLGQVLDVVDADLLEALGKAVPVPEPHGTHGNVRRMPTLGYLVDELEGRIVDTERQTLPTRSVGVIQLRGPAVTSGYVTVDGFRGAQDDEGWLDTGDIGYFTDEGLIVVCGRIKDVIIMGGRNIYPTDIERAAMRVPGVRPGNAVAVRLDAGDKRESFAVVVESNDHQNHDVVKRIEHDIVHAVFSEVGARPRTVAVLGPGALPKTSSGKLRRAATAMHLPRG
- a CDS encoding 50S ribosomal protein L25/general stress protein Ctc, with translation MSDANLLEAAVRTEFGKGAARRTRRAGNVPAVLYGHAADPQHLSLNAQAFAAILREHGTNAVLNLVIDGKKQLALTKSVVVHPIRRYIEHADLLIVKRGEKVTADVNVALTGDAASGTLITQDTTTLSIEADALNIPESIEVSIEGVAAGTQITAGEITLPKGVTLAGDPETLIVNIIAAPASAQETEAAAAAAAESESEE